The following DNA comes from Tunturibacter psychrotolerans.
AAGTAGCGCGGGTCCTGATGAAGGATCGACGGAAGGATCGCGTTGCCGATCATGCTGCCGATGAAGCCGTCGCCGTAGGAGGCCGCGTATCGCTTGAAGTAGCCGGATGCGCCCTGACCGTAGCCGCTGAAGCTGTTTTGCGATTGCTCGATGCCCGCGATGATGGCGGGGATGGCGAAGGAGACGGGATCGTATGCGTCTCTCAACGCCAAGCGGAACTTCTGGCCGGAACTGAGAGGGACGGCATTCCAGGTATAGGAGACGTAGAAGTTGGGGAAGACTCCGAGTACGCGCTGTTTCTCCTGGAGCGACACCTGCTCCTCTGCGATGTCGTGCCGCGTGAAGTTTACGTCGACGTTTGTCGTGGCGGAGGAGACTTGCAGGGTGACCGTCGGCAGCTCATAATGCTGGCCTTTCAGAAGTACGAGGGCGGAGGAGACCCAGCTGGCAAAGCCGGGCGATATGACTTCCAGTTTGAAGGTGCCGGCGTTGACTGCAGTGAAGTTGAAGGTGCCCGCTGAATCGGTTGCGATCGTGCGCTGAGGCCGGGAGTCAAGAAATTGGATGGAGACGAGGGCGCCTTCGACCTGGGCTCCGCTGGGGTCGAGTACCGTGCCGCTGATGGTCCCGGTGATTTGCTGGTCGGGCGGCATGAAGCTGGAAGACTGTGGTCCCGGTGCGTCGGGCAGTTCGATGTCGACGGGTTCCAATGTTGCGACCTGCTGGGTTGTGCCTAGTGACGTCGGTGTGATCGGATTGGCGTCGGATGGAGCGGGAAGCGTCTGCGCGTGTGCATACGTACTGAGCATTGAGCACAGTAGGAGGGTCAGGAGAAAAGGGCCCGGATTTCGCAAACCATCCATATCGGCTACGTTTCTAATTGTAGATGTTCATGCAGGGAGCCTCATGGGAAGCACGATGTGAGGAGCCGATTGCGCCGACGTGTTGAATCTTGGCTTATTGATTGTGAATTCCACAATCACCCATTGGTCCGATCAAGGGATCATCTTCGACGGATCGTCTCGAAGAGGGCTTCAGCATTTGATTCAACTGAGCTCGTTTAGTTTGTAGGGTTTTTGTCGTTGCGGTCTGATTCCTGGTTATTTTCAAGAGGGCTGGAGCGTGTTGATGTCTTTTGATTCGAGAACAGGGCGCGGGAAGCCGTGTTTGACGACCAGGAGCATAGCGCGGCCGATCTGCTCTGTGGTGCCTATCTGGGTGGGAAAGATCTTCTTCACGAGGGGGAGAATTGGTTTTATGGCTGAGTAGAAGATTCGGTACGACGTTGTTTTTGAGACGATGCCGTGAAGCGGCTGTATGAATCCAGGCCGGAACATGTAGGCCGCTTTGAAGGGGAGTTTGAGGATATCGTTTTCTGTTTTGCCCTTGACGCGAGCCCACATGCTGCGGCCGTGCTCGGTGCTGTCGGTTCCGGCTCCGGAGACGTAGATAAATGTCATGGAGGGGTTAAGCTTTGCGAGGGTGGTTGCAGCGGCGAGGGTAAGGTCGTGTGTGACGTGAGTGTATTGGGCTTCGGACATACCGGCGGAGGTGACGCCGATGCAGAAGAAACAGGCGTCGAAGCCGGTGAGATCGGTCTGGATGCCGGAGTAGTCGAAGAGATCGCTGTGAACGAGTTCTCGCAGCTTGGCGTCGTGCTGGCCGGTTGGATTGCGGACGATGGAGAGAACCTGCGTTACCTCGTGATCGAGAAGGCATTCGCGCAGAGCGGCCTGGCCGACCATGCCGGTTGCGCCGAAGAGAATTACGTTCATCCGTTTGCCCTCAGTTGAAACGTCGCGCAAGTGTTGGTCCGGCATGGCTCGCCGTGATATTGCTCGACGAGCCATGCTGATTTCATGCTACAGCCAGATTGAGAGAGGTGTAACCGATTTACTCGCGCGATTGCAGGACAGGGGACGGCGGATTGAGGATGTTCGGCTTTGTGGGGCCGAGTTCGACGATTGATACGCGGCCGTCGGTGAGAAGCTCATCTCCGGTCGCGTTGGCGGTCTTCTTCGGGGCGTGTGGCCGGTCGACGAGGGCGTAGGAGGTTGCCGT
Coding sequences within:
- a CDS encoding NAD(P)H-binding protein, which codes for MNVILFGATGMVGQAALRECLLDHEVTQVLSIVRNPTGQHDAKLRELVHSDLFDYSGIQTDLTGFDACFFCIGVTSAGMSEAQYTHVTHDLTLAAATTLAKLNPSMTFIYVSGAGTDSTEHGRSMWARVKGKTENDILKLPFKAAYMFRPGFIQPLHGIVSKTTSYRIFYSAIKPILPLVKKIFPTQIGTTEQIGRAMLLVVKHGFPRPVLESKDINTLQPS
- a CDS encoding carboxypeptidase-like regulatory domain-containing protein, with the protein product MLSTYAHAQTLPAPSDANPITPTSLGTTQQVATLEPVDIELPDAPGPQSSSFMPPDQQITGTISGTVLDPSGAQVEGALVSIQFLDSRPQRTIATDSAGTFNFTAVNAGTFKLEVISPGFASWVSSALVLLKGQHYELPTVTLQVSSATTNVDVNFTRHDIAEEQVSLQEKQRVLGVFPNFYVSYTWNAVPLSSGQKFRLALRDAYDPVSFAIPAIIAGIEQSQNSFSGYGQGASGYFKRYAASYGDGFIGSMIGNAILPSILHQDPRYFYKGTGTIRSRALYAMSTAFICKGDNGHWQPNYSFILGNFASAGISNLYYPSSDRNGAGLTISNALIDTASGAASSLLQEFLIKKISRGIPHDPHP